In the genome of Leeuwenhoekiella sp. MAR_2009_132, one region contains:
- the panD gene encoding aspartate 1-decarboxylase: MLVNVVKSKIHRVKVTGAELHYIGSITIDEDLMDAAGVIEGERLQIVNVTNGERLETYAIPGPRSSGEITLNGAAARKVAKGDILILIAYAFMELEEAKAFKPSLVFPNEETNLLK, encoded by the coding sequence ATGTTAGTTAACGTTGTAAAGTCTAAAATACACCGCGTAAAAGTTACCGGAGCAGAACTTCATTACATTGGAAGCATCACTATAGATGAAGATCTTATGGATGCTGCCGGAGTTATAGAAGGAGAGCGCTTACAAATTGTAAACGTTACTAATGGAGAACGTTTAGAAACTTACGCAATTCCCGGCCCTAGAAGTAGCGGTGAAATCACACTCAACGGCGCCGCAGCACGCAAGGTTGCAAAAGGTGATATTCTCATTTTAATCGCCTATGCTTTTATGGAACTTGAGGAAGCCAAAGCATTTAAACCTTCTTTAGTATTCCCTAATGAAGAAACAAATTTGCTTAAATAA
- a CDS encoding lysylphosphatidylglycerol synthase transmembrane domain-containing protein translates to MNKKQLIKLLKVLIPLGLGIFLIYYSLISATPEERATLWENIKKADPIYILISLIFGFLSHFSRAYRWQYLLEPMGYKPNLSNRFMAVMAAYLANLGIPRSGELLRGALLTTYEDIPFEKGFGTIISERIADFVMLLLVVAIAIFLQTDLLLTYLKDQNINPLYTVAFLFVVVGGIYIGFRIVKNSKSGFFLKIKKFMFGLLEGMRSILHMKHKTAFIAHTLFIWIMYVMMFWIVKFTIPEIATASSGIILAAFVIGSFSISVTNGGIGVYPITIGALFVFFGFSKEGGEAFGWIIWGSQTLLVIVLGALSFILLPVLNRNK, encoded by the coding sequence TTGAATAAAAAGCAACTTATAAAACTTCTTAAAGTTTTAATTCCTCTTGGTTTAGGGATCTTTCTCATATATTATTCTTTAATTTCAGCTACTCCAGAGGAGCGAGCCACGCTATGGGAAAATATTAAAAAAGCAGACCCCATTTATATTTTAATTTCTTTGATATTTGGCTTTTTAAGCCATTTTTCAAGAGCTTATCGCTGGCAATATTTATTAGAACCTATGGGCTACAAACCCAACCTTTCTAACAGATTTATGGCGGTAATGGCTGCTTATCTTGCAAATTTAGGCATTCCTAGAAGTGGTGAACTGTTAAGAGGAGCACTTTTAACCACTTATGAAGACATTCCTTTCGAGAAAGGCTTCGGCACTATAATATCAGAACGAATTGCAGATTTTGTAATGCTTTTACTGGTTGTTGCTATTGCCATTTTTCTGCAAACAGATTTACTGCTTACCTATCTAAAAGATCAAAATATTAATCCATTATATACTGTAGCGTTTCTATTTGTTGTAGTTGGTGGTATCTATATAGGTTTTAGAATAGTTAAAAACTCAAAGTCCGGATTTTTCTTAAAAATCAAAAAATTTATGTTCGGCCTTTTAGAGGGCATGCGCAGTATCCTGCATATGAAACATAAAACTGCATTTATCGCACATACATTGTTCATCTGGATCATGTATGTTATGATGTTTTGGATTGTAAAATTTACGATTCCAGAAATTGCTACGGCTTCATCAGGCATCATACTGGCTGCATTTGTTATTGGTTCGTTTTCTATCTCTGTAACAAACGGAGGCATCGGAGTGTATCCTATAACTATAGGCGCCCTTTTTGTTTTTTTTGGTTTTAGTAAAGAAGGTGGTGAAGCTTTTGGCTGGATTATATGGGGCTCACAAACACTTTTAGTAATTGTCTTAGGAGCACTCTCATTTATTTTATTACCGGTATTAAATCGAAATAAGTAA
- a CDS encoding alpha/beta hydrolase, whose protein sequence is MKKTLLLLLLFSSFLNAQVLYETVPSTNLSESRQVKIQLPRNYETIKDKNYPVIVVLDADYLFEPVAGNVDYYSYWEDMPQAIVVGVMQPNRMFDTQYDDGNFLPTEQGASFFNFIGQDLFPWLGKKYRLAPFNLIVGHDATAGFANYYLMKNPPLFNAYISLSPDLAPQMTERLTDILQKTENKIFYYQATGTEDIEALRESTQVLHIALQNIENTNLKYYFDDFENATHYTLAGKAIPSALEQIFSVYRPITKKEFQEDILTAESPFNYLTEKYEIIENLFGIKDKIRINDFIAIAAALEKKADWDGFENLGKLARKEYPETVLGAYYLGRSYEGNGDTKKAMRTYESALVLKSAGDVDKDILMARAQRIKDDFGY, encoded by the coding sequence ATGAAAAAGACACTACTCTTACTTTTGCTGTTTAGCAGCTTTCTGAATGCACAGGTTTTGTACGAAACCGTTCCTTCAACAAATCTTAGCGAAAGCAGACAAGTAAAAATACAGCTACCCCGTAATTACGAGACTATTAAAGACAAAAATTACCCGGTAATCGTAGTACTCGATGCAGATTATCTTTTTGAACCTGTCGCTGGCAATGTTGATTATTACAGTTATTGGGAAGATATGCCTCAAGCCATTGTAGTAGGCGTCATGCAACCTAATCGTATGTTCGATACCCAGTATGATGACGGCAACTTTTTACCCACAGAACAAGGCGCTTCATTCTTTAATTTTATTGGCCAGGATCTTTTCCCCTGGTTGGGCAAAAAATACCGCTTGGCACCTTTCAATTTAATAGTAGGTCACGATGCGACTGCAGGTTTTGCAAACTATTACCTGATGAAAAATCCGCCATTATTTAATGCCTATATTTCCTTAAGTCCAGATCTGGCACCACAAATGACTGAACGCCTAACCGATATTCTTCAGAAAACTGAAAATAAAATATTTTACTATCAGGCAACAGGAACTGAAGATATTGAAGCACTTCGAGAATCTACACAGGTACTTCATATTGCACTTCAAAATATAGAAAACACTAATCTTAAGTATTATTTTGACGATTTTGAGAACGCAACACATTACACGCTGGCAGGCAAAGCAATACCCAGTGCACTAGAACAGATTTTTTCTGTGTACAGACCTATCACAAAAAAAGAGTTTCAGGAAGATATTCTTACCGCAGAATCTCCGTTTAATTATCTAACTGAAAAATATGAGATTATTGAAAATCTATTCGGTATCAAAGATAAAATACGCATCAATGACTTTATTGCCATTGCAGCGGCTCTAGAGAAAAAAGCAGATTGGGATGGTTTTGAAAACCTGGGCAAACTTGCCCGAAAAGAATACCCCGAGACTGTTTTGGGGGCCTACTATTTGGGCCGGTCTTATGAAGGGAATGGAGATACAAAAAAAGCAATGCGTACCTATGAGAGCGCATTGGTATTAAAAAGCGCAGGCGATGTAGATAAAGATATTTTAATGGCCCGTGCTCAACGTATAAAAGATGATTTCGGATATTAA